In Colletotrichum lupini chromosome 6, complete sequence, a single window of DNA contains:
- a CDS encoding CAP-Gly domain-containing protein → MSGPGVGFEYPRQPVSWVKRDVLLFANTIGATDDELHFLYASFLLSSDFYDLSSIASIDTAINPANTEPAFKGDTQEVVDFYAAQKAVQIPNVPSFDARRVVDGQRKIVLHKTIPPTSAGKKFEVRTKVLGVYDKGRPGSVVETQTDLVELPSNEVYASVITSSFYIAQGNWGGPKGPATENFPPPKDKKPDATFSQATNKESALLYRLNGDYNPLHATPEPGKKMGFPGAIMHGLYSWNSTAHGLLKALGGSDPANIKEYQARFASPVMPGDKLVTDAWRTGDVKDGWEEVRFQTKVEGGKIVLSNGRALLKVVESPKSKFVVVGMFVIGIAKELTYLSLHFGHLSGDDNLLGPVAGTSGSWLGVEWDDTGRGKHDGQHKDVRYFSCLSKAPTAASFVRPTRRADAAQSFVTALHGKYASEAVAKREAEIQQIVFFGKKPAEEVGFDKIRRQLARVEDLTIVILDGTRIQSDVVDGDKSIKETSPLIYELDISRNLFEEFDQVIKICQELDGLKSLRLNGNRFRVIETGETQAFAKVTELELEETLLSWEALCGLARKFPSLETWSCSLNQLTVLPSVSFGSLAATLTTLDLEFNEFTSLSDIAALSSLESLRNLHLKGNSIATISSPSGPIPTFSTSLQYLDISYNAVASWAFVDALPTSFPGLTALRFAHNPIYDRPDPDAAAGDNQTKSTDEAHMVTIGRLASLKALNFTAISPKDRENADMFYLSRIARQLASVPEAAEPEVIAQHARYKELCDLYGAPDVIRRDEINPTYLEARLITVHFTHVAAAAAHTDGGSRDEGQQVTKTATIPKSCDVYAVKGIAGRLFGAEPLRLRLVWETGEWDPVGGFDDEENADDSSDEEDATGRSGEGAAGAQEARGGRWVKREVELRDGPRQLGFCVDGMDVNIRVEDRLHFVSFVASRLRIIAFAASVQAIWACMHPAEQKIATNGRAENKTRQSSGQKYDFTAPSPLNLKQPHIPFIRVETLERSLESVHVPTMPPKVTNATTFNTAAGNTRKGLSHSIHSPQADDGPQIRPTHFIIREGSASPGAIVPVIPVDLLPDYVTIVGLPRTLTINDTTGMSNLGTFAKPQSHFQLQFVSPAHDRSTGESPESRDSGRPLEPQRVGPDAAKVGKQSHATKRGGVTESSKSAASQPTPKIMTDVSPLAPPPLPPRVLDWAEDDTDSVSTDNFSSAELSAPDSSSKSSSGCRDKRKPLRRVPVTAAAAIKERSDAEIAERMLELGRIQQQAVARNHHHHPAQALKMAAAAAAAASHSSDGSTRTSSSIAAGTSKPTPPKLTAGKQKVVRPDGSLCRHWCQTGQCSWGNECRYTHQMPLTLEGLADVNMTELPSWWRKQAGLPAEGTIDPRIFAVATVATGLKKSSSSPFPAAVGVSHTAPPPVALESSRKVASVKPGKAERKMARELRGAQFRVERTQATMSSPVVAIGSKKKLSLGRMQSQTMGIRQIDEVVEKLSMQLNLMYFSFESHLAQLLEAIVRLACKLAKSNVTCSKFPILKPDLHNLRYAFKLIMVVVDAKSVYWFLTPSRLQRMKACQGSLSSSVRYLRRRPTAPPHCTLATYLPWKEVLWCRGGGVKHFGLREFVIEAVLPFAHGDSQESRYSLHLDSSITASIPRSSSLTNYSATGSRRLLLHTNFHNIAKKQHANMPKLNGQEVGQIGYGLMGLTWRPQPCSEEQAFEAMRTALANGNNFWNGGEFYGTPEYNSSTLLERYFAKYPEDADKVVLSMKGGLILPQLKPDGSPENVRRSLDKILSQLGGRKKVDIFECARRDKNTPLEVTFGVIQKEYIDTGKVGGITLSEVSAATIHEAVKVAKIVGVEVELSLFSTEPLTNGVAAACAQYGIPIIAYSPIGRGMLTGEVKSLDDIPQGDMRRHMPRFQPDTFDINIKLVEQVEALAKKKGVTPAQLAIGWVVALSKRPDVPEIIPIPGATTAARVTENAKLVELTEEEMAEIDATLAKFEVAGGRYPDGAPVNT, encoded by the exons ATGAGCGGCCCCGGTGTTGGATTCGAGTACCCCCGCCAGCCCGTTTCCTGGGTCAAGCGCGATGTGCTGCTCTTTGCGAACACCATTGGTGCTACCGACGACGAGCTTCACTTCCTCTATGCAAGTTTTCTCCTCTCATCTGACTTTTATGACT TGAGCTCCATCGCCTCAATCGACACTGCGATCAACCCAGCTAACACCGAGCCAGCATTCAAGGGCGACACCCAGGAGGTTGTCGACTTCTACGCCGCCCAGAAGGCCGTCCAGATCCCCAACGTTCCTTCGTTCGATGCCCGCCGCGTCGTCGATGGCCAGCGCAAGATTGTGCTTCACAAGACCATCCCCCCCACTTCGGCCGGCAAGAAGTTCGAAGTCCGAACCAAGGTTCTCGGTGTTTACGATAAGGGCCGTCCCGGCTCCGTCGTCGAGACCCAGACCGACCTGGTAGAGCTTCCCAGCAACGAGGTCTACGCCAGCGTCATCACCAGCAGCTTCTATATCGCCCAGGGCAACTGGGGCGGCCCCAAGGGCCCCGCGACCGAGAACTTCCCTCCCCCGAAGGACAAGAAGCCTGATGCCACCTTCTCCCAGGCTACGAACAAGGAGTCAGCGCTCCTCTACCGCCTCAATGGAGATTACAACCCCCTGCACGCGACCCCTGAGCCCGGCAAGAAGATGGGCTTCCCCGGAGCTATCATGCACGGACTGTACTCCTGGAACTCGACCGCCCACGGTCTGCTGAAGGCCCTCGGTGGCAGTGACCCTGCCAACATCAAGGAGTACCAGGCGCGCTTCGCCAGCCCCGTCATGCCTGGTGACAAGCTGGTGACAGATGCCTGGAGGACAGGCGATGTCAAGGATGGATGGGAAGAAGTTCGCTTCCAGACCAAGGTCGAGGGTGGAAAGATCGTTCTGAGCAACGGTCGCGCGCTGTTGAAGGTTGTGGAGTCCCCCAAGTCGAAGTT TGTGGTTGTTGGCATGTTTGTGATTGGTATTG CGAAAGAGCTCACGTACTTGAGTCTC CATTTTGGACATCTCAGCGGTGACGACAACTTGCTGG GGCCCGTCGCTGGCACGTCAGGCAGCTGGCTGGGCGTAGAATGGGACGACACCGGACGCGGGAAACACGACGGCCAACATAAAGACGTCCGATACTTTTCAT GTCTCTCAAAAGCCCCCACTGCCGCTTCATTCGTGCGGCCAACCCGCCGCGCCGACGCTGCGCAGAGCTTCGTCACCGCGTTACACGGCAAGTATGCCTCTGAGGCGGTCGCGAAGCGCGAGGCGGAGATTCAGCAGATCGTCTTCTTTGGTAAGAAACCTGCTGAGGAGGTCGGCTTCGACAAGATCCGCCGGCAGCTCGCGCGCGTCGAGGACTTGACCATTGTGATTCTCGACGGCACGCGCATCCAGTCGGACGTCGTGGACGGGGACAAGAGCATCAAGGAGACGAGCCCCCTCATTTACGAGCTGGATATCAGCAGGAACCTGTTTGAGGAGTTTGACCAGGTGATCAAGATCTGTCAGGAGCTGGACGGCTTGAAAAGTTTGAGACTTAA TGGTAACCGCTTCCGAGTCATCGAGACGGGAGAAACACAGGCCTTTGCAAAAGTGACTGAGCTGGAGCTTGAGGAGACACTGTTAAGCTGGGAAGCGCTCTGCGGTCTTGCTCGCAAATTCCCGTCTCTCGAGACCTGGAGCTGCAGCTTGAACCAGTTGACCGTGCTGCCCAGCGTCTCGTTCGGATCGCTCGCTGCTACCCTCACGACCTTGGATCTCGAATTCAACGAGTTCACATCACTCTCTGACATCGCGGCTCTGTCATCCCTAGAGTCCCTCCGCAACCTCCACCTCAAGGGCAACAGCATCGCCACCATCTCCTCTCCTTCCGGCCCGATCCCGACATTTTCAACGAGTCTGCAGTATCTAGACATATCCTATAACGCCGTCGCAAGCTGGGCCTTTGTAGATGCCCTCCCCACCTCATTCCCGGGCCTCACGGCTCTCCGTTTCGCCCACAACCCAATCTACGACCGTCCCGACCcggacgccgccgccggcgacAACCAAACAAAGTCGACGGATGAGGCACACATGGTGACCATCGGCCGTCTCGCCTCCCTCAAGGCTCTCAACTTCACAGCAATCTCGCCCAAGGACCGCGAGAACGCAGACATGTTTTACCTCTCCCGCATCGCCAGGCAGCTCGCCTCCGTGCCCGAGGCCGCCGAGCCCGAAGTCATTGCCCAACACGCCCGCTACAAGGAACTCTGCGACCTCTACGGCGCGCCGGACGTCATCCGCCGCGACGAGATTAACCCTACCTACCTTGAGGCTCGTCTCATCACCGTACACTTCACCCACGtcgcggcagcggcagcacaTACAGACGGCGGCAGCCGGGACGAAGGACAGCAAGTGACCAAGACGGCCACGATCCCCAAGTCCTGCGACGTCTACGCCGTCAAGGGGATCGCGGGACGGTTGTTTGGTGCGGAGCCTCTGCGGCTGCGTCTGGTGTGGGAGACTGGCGAATGGGATCCCGTCGGCGGGTTCGACGATGAGGAGAATGCGGATGATAGCAGCGACGAGGAAGATGCTACCGGAAGGAGCGGTGAGGGCGCTGCTGGGGCGCAGGAGGCGAGAGGAGGTAGATGGGTCAAGAGGGAGGTTGAGCTTAGGGATGGGCCGAGGCAGTTGGGGTTCTGTGTGGATGGAATGGATGTCAACATTCGCGTGGAAGATAG ACTGCATTTTGTTTCGTTTGTAGCGTCTAGACTGCGTATCATTGCGTTTGCTGCGTCTGTACAAGCGATATGGGCATGTATGCATCCTGCCGAGCAGAAGATTGCAACAAACGGAAGGGCGGAGAATAAGACAAGACAGAGCTCCGGACAGAAATATGACTTCACTGCCCCATCTCCTCTTAATCTAAAACAGCCTCATATCCCATTTATTCGGGTTGAAACCCTTGAGAGGTCCTTAGAATCAGTACACGTCCCAACCATGCCGCCCAAAGTCACCAACGCCACTACTTTCAACACAGCCGCTGGCAACACCAGGAAGGGCCTGTCTCACTCGATTCACAGCCCACAAGCGGACGATGGCCCTCAGATACGACCGACACACTTCATCATTCGCGAGGGAAGCGCCAGCCCAGGGGCTATTGTACCCGTCATACCAGTCGACCTTCTCCCAGACTATGTGACCATCGTCGGCCTGCCACGTACACTGACCATCAACGACACCACCGGCATGTCGAATCTGGGCACATTCGCCAAGCCGCAGAGTCACTTTCAGCTACAGTTCGTATCCCCAGCGCATGATCGTTCCACCGGAGAAAGTCCTGAGAGCCGAGATTCTGGCCGTCCTCTCGAACCCCAGCGGGTGGGACCTGACGCTGCAAAGGTTGGCAAGCAGTCTCATGCAACAAAGCGCGGCGGAGTCACTGAGTCTTCAAAGTCAGCTGCCTCGCAACCAACTCCCAAAATCATGACCGACGTCTCTCCACTCGCTCCTCCCCCTCTCCCACCCCGGGTCCTCGACTGGGCCGAAGACGACACAGACTCGGTCTCGACAGACAACTTCTCCTCGGCCGAGCTCTCCGCGCCAGACTCCTCGTCAAAGTCCTCCTCCGGCTGCAGAGACAAACGAAAACCGCTCCGACGAGTCCCGGTCACGGCTGCGGCCGCCATCAAGGAGAGATCGGATGCCGAGATCGCGGAGCGTATGCTCGAGCTCGGTCGCATCCAGCAGCAAGCAGTCGCTCGCAACCACCATCACCATCCTGCCCAGGCCCTGAAGATGGCcgcagcagcggcggcggcggcgtctcACAGCAGTGACGGCAGCACCAGAACCAGCTCCAGTATTGCCGCCGGAACCTCGAAGCCTACCCCTCCTAAGCTCACCGCAGGGAAGCAAAAGGTAGTCCGGCCGGACGGCAGCCTCTGCCGGCACTGGTGCCAGACGGGCCAGTGCAGCTGGGGCAACGAGTGTCGCTACACGCACCAGATGCCCCTGACGCTCGAGGGGCTCGCGGACGTCAACATGACGGAGCTGCCGTCCTGGTGGCGCAAGCAGGCCGGCTTGCCTGCTGAAGGGACCATTGACCCGCGCATCTTTGCTGTCGCCACCGTTGCCACCGGTCTAAAgaagagcagcagcagcccctTTCCGGCGGCAGTAGGCGTCTCTCACACTGCTCCGCCGCCGGTGGCTCTTGAGTCGTCAAGGAAGGTTGCTAGTGTGAAGCCGGGAAAGGCTGAGAGGAAGATGGCGAGGGAGCTTCGTGGCGCGCAGTTTCGGGTCGAGAGGACGCAGGCGACAATGTCATCTCCAGTTGTTGCTATTGGCAGTAAGAAGAAACTGAGTTTGGGGCGAATGCAGAGTCAGACAATGGGGATTCGGCAGATTGACGAGGTTGTTGAGAAGCTT TCAATGCAACTCAATTTGATGTACTTCTCTTTCGAAAGCCACCTT GCGCAGTTGCTAGAAGCCATTGTCAGGCTTGCTTGCAAACTTGCCAAGTCCAATGTGACTTGCTCAAAATTCCCAATATTGAAGCCGGACTTGCATAATCTCCGTTACGCT TTCAAGTTGATAAt GGTTGTGGTAGATGCTAAATCCGTCTACTGGTTCTTAACCCCGTCTAGACTCCAGCGAATGAAAGCGTGCCAAGGCAGTTTATCGTCCAGTGTACGGTACCTGCGCAGACGACCTACTGCACCCCCACACTGTACTTTGGCAACCTATCTGCCGTGGAAGGAAGTGCTTTGGTGCCGTGGTGGGGGTGTAAAGCATTTCGGTCTCCGCGAATTCGTCATTGAAG CCGTTTTACCATTTGCACATGGGGATAGCCAGGAG TCTCGATATTCACTACATCTCGATAGCTCGATAACAGCATCCATACCCCGCAGCTCAAGTCTCACGAATTATTCAGCAACTGGAAGCCGGCGTCTCCTTTTACACACAAATTTTCATAACATCGCCAAAAAGCAGCACGCAAACATGCCCAAGCTCAACGGACAAGAAGTTGGCCAGATCGGCTACGGCCTCATGGGCCTCACATGGCGACCCCAGCCCTGCTCAGAGGAGCAGGCTTTCGAGGCCATGCGCACCGCCCTCGCCAACGGCAACAACTTTTGGAACGGCGGGGAATTCTACGGAACGCCAGAGTACAACAGCAGCACCCTCCTGGAGCGCTACTTCGCAAAGTACCCCGAGGACGCCGACAAGGTCGTCCTGAGTATGAAGGGCGGCCTCATCCTCCCGCAGCTCAAGCCCGACGGCTCGCCCGAGAACGTCCGCCGCTCTCTCGACAAGATCCTCTCCCAGCTCGGGGGCAGGAAAAAGGTTGACATTTTCGAGTGCGCGCGGCGGGATAAGAATACGCCCCTCGAGGTCACGTTCGGCGTCATTCAAAAGGAGTACATTGACACGGGCAAAGTTGGCGGCATCACACTCTCCGAGGTCTCGGCGGCCACCATCCACGAGGCCGTCAAGGTAGCCAAGATTGTCGGCGTCGAGGTCGAGCTCAGCTTATTCTCGACCGAACCCCTAACCAACGGCGTCGCCGCCGCGTGCGCGCAGTACGGCATCCCCATCATCGCCTACTCGCCCATCGGTCGTGGCATGCTCACGGGCGAGGTCAAGTCGCTCGACGACATTCCCCAGGGCGACATGAGGCGGCACATGCCCCGCTTCCAGCCCGACACGTTCGACATCAACATCAAGCTCGTGGAGCAGGTCGAGGCGCTGGCCAAGAAGAAGGGCGTCACACCCGCACAGCTAGCCATCGGCTGGGTCGTCGCCCTCTCCAAGAGGCCCGACGTGCCCGAGATCATTCCCATCCCGGGTGCCACGACGGCGGCGAGGGTCACGGAGAATGCCAAATTGGTGGAACTCACCGAGGAGGAGATGGCAGAGATTGACGCGACGCTGGCCAAGTTCGAGGTCGCAGGTGGCCGCTACCCCGACGGTGCCCCCGTCAACACCTAA
- a CDS encoding WD domain-containing protein: MQQRRDEILAKKAKLAELKRQRELRATQATASRQSAGSPGDLVSPIPGRAENRRDIETLINSLVGESRPGSTTGGAASPARRGSRPNSVLSAGELSTATSEFATPANGQPIPAPAPVATPVQLSLTTAPLTTIYEVPPSPVKEVHSYSKGVQTAEAWTSPTRPRAQSLSDTEEIPPITSTPSKRLSRRQRDREEELRQDIRKEVEEELKASLDLLKDGVIPSDTPAKANYPMRKLTAEELEAVTGAPDFSEFLEKSTKVIERALDQEYDILTDYALQGQDVDDDDDDSGNVGGKGRRRVKEVAQFFDERWSKKRMISSIDFSHHHSELMLASYTKNPTAPHEPDGLVQVWSLALRDRPEYVFHAQSDVLTAKFSPYHQNLIIGGTYSGQVLLWDMRAKSAPVQKTPLTGYGHTHPIYSVDIVGTQNANNIISTSTDGVVCGWSMDVFAQPQELLELKAPPGYKLDDISPTSLAFPQTDPTFFLVGSEEGTIFPCHRYDRAGAKAGVDARVSYKGHTAPVMSVDFHPARGPVDLGDLVLSSSLDWSVRLWKVRAPAATSTAGVEPTVSPLIDFVREDVVYDAQWSPIKPSVFALVDGAGWLELWDITVETEEPVARISPSSRKDGRTMLAKSLNKVVWEPSEGKRLATGGIDGVLTVFEVASGLGGRDDLKAEEWTNVKKLVNRVEAHGLNGAMV; the protein is encoded by the exons ATGCAACAGCGACGAGATGAAATCCTCGCAAAgaaggctaagcttgcggAGCTTAAGCGACAGAGAGAGCTTCGTGCAACTCAGGCAACAGCAAGCCGGCAAAGTGCAGGAAGCCCGGGCGAC CTGGTCTCCCCCATTCCAGGCCGAGCCGAGAACCGCCGCGACATCGAAACCTTGATCAATAGTTTGGTGGGAGAAAGTCGACCCGGATCAACGACAGGAGGAGCTGCGTCACCGGCCCGTAGGGGAAGCCGACCAAACAGCGTCCTCAGCGCAGGAGAGTTGAGTACTGCAACATCGGAGTTCGCAACCCCCGCCAATGGCCAACCAATTCCGGCCCCAGCTCCTGTTGCAACTCCCGTGCAGCTGAGTCTGACGACGGCACCGCTCACGACTATTTACGAAGTTCCCCCATCTCCTGTCAAGGAAGTGCACTCATACAGCAAGGGAGTGCAAACGGCGGAAGCATGGACTTCGCCAACCCGACCTAGAGCCCAGTCACTCTCCGATACCGAAGAAATCCCTCCGATCACATCGACGCCCAGCAAGAGACTGAGCCGGAGGCAGCGGGATCGCGAAGAAGAGCTGCGACAGGACATTCGAAAGGAGGTGGAAGAGGAGCTCAAGGCCTCGCTGGATCTGCTCAAGGACGGTGTGATTCCGAGCGACACCCCGGCGAAGGCGAACTATCCCATGCGCAAGCTTACTGCCGAGGAGCTGGAAGCCGTGACTGGCGCCCCCGACTTTTCTGAGTTCTTGGAGAAATCTACGAAGGTGATCGAAAGAGCTCTTGATCAGGAATACGATATTCTCACAGATTACGCCCTCCAAGGTCAAGATGtggacgacgatgacgatgataGCGGCAACGTTGGTGGCAAAGGTCGGCGGAGAGTCAAGGAGGTGGCCCAGTTCTTCGATGAAAGATGGTCGAAGAAACGCATGATCAGCAGCATCGACTTCTCACATCATCATTCTGAGCTGATGCTGGCATCGTATACCAAAAACCCAACTGCACCACACGAGCCGGATGGCCTGGTCCAAGTCTGGAGCTTGGCTCTGCGTGACAGACCAGAGTATGTTTTTCACGCACAGTCTGATGTTCTCACTGCGAAATTCTCCCCTTATCACCAAAACCTCATTATCGGTGGCACTTACAGCGGCCAAGTACTGCTGTGGGATATGAGAGCAAAGTCGGCACCCGTCCAGAAGACGCCACTTACAGGATACGGCCACACGCACCCCATCTATTCGGTCGATATCGTGGGTACTCAAAACGCCAACAACATCATTTCAACTTCTACGGACGGTGTGGTCTGCGGCTGGAGCATGGACGTCTTTGCCCAGCCGCAAGAGCTGTTGGAGCTCAAGGCACCACCCGGTTACAAGTTGGACGATATCAGCCCGACCTCTTTAGCGTTTCCCCAAACGGATCCTACGTTTTTCCTCGTTGGCAGTGAGGAGGGCACTATTTTCCCTTGCCACAGATACGACCGAGCCGGCGCAAAGGCCGGAGTTGATGCTCGTGTCAGCTACAAGGGACACACGGCACCGGTCATGTCGGTGGACTTCCATCCTGCCCGCGGTCCTGTGGATCTTGGTGACCTGGTTCTCTCATCTTCTCTCGACTGGAGCGTCAGACTGTGGAAGGTTCGCGCACCCGCGGCGACATCGACAGCAGGTGTTGAGCCGACTGTTTCACCTCTTATCGACTTTGTGCGAGAAGACGTGGTATATGATGCACAATGGTCGCCGATCAAGCCCAGTGTTTTCGCCCTGGTTGATGGGGCAGGCTGGCTCGAGCTATGGGACATCACAGTGGAGACTGAGGAGCCTGTCGCGAGAATATCCCCGAGCTCTCGCAAGGATGGTAGAACGATGCTTGCCAAGAGCTTGAACAAGGTTGTGTGGGAGCCTTCCGAGGGCAAGCGTCTGGCTACGGGAGGTATCGACGGAGTCTTGACCGTGTTCGAGGTGGCGTCTGGCCTAGGaggaagagacgacctcaaGGCGGAGGAGTGGACAAACGTGAAGAAGCTGGTCAATAGGGTTGAGGCTCACGGTTTGAATGGAGCGATGGTGTAG
- a CDS encoding ATP synthase subunit E, which yields MSSSSGVNVLRYTALGLGVFYGFTHQRTITASQKAAAATKEYERKQKLIDQAKAEFAKKSQPVTAAAADAGGAFSLDKTWPAFGPNVDPMDPKFDLEAYFNNLVKQNP from the exons ATGTCTTCCTCCTCAGGAGTTAAC GTGCTGAGATACACGGCCCTTGGCCTGGGTGTGTTCTACGGCTTCACACATCAGCGAACGATCACAGCAAGCCAGAAGGCTGCCGCTGCCACGAAGGAGTACGAGCGCAAGCAGAAGTTGATCGATCAAGCAAAGGCCGAGTTCGCGAAGAAGAGCCAGCCCGTCACGGCGGCGGCTGCTGATGCCGGTGGTGCGTTCTCCCTCGATAAGACGTGGCCGGCTTTTGGAC CCAACGTCGACCCGATGGACCCCAAGTTCGACCTGGAGGCCTACTTCAACAACCTGGTGAAGCAGAACCCGTAG
- a CDS encoding oligosaccharyl transferase STT3 subunit, whose protein sequence is QIPCCETEGCRRQLHFATFNLHGHCLSTPNAATMTAQSLGPLSGGSKENTRTVLRVTILSLIAAAAVASRLFSVIRFESIIHEFDPWFNFRATKYLVANGFTKFWDWFDDRTWHPLGRVTGGTLYPGLMVTSGAIYHALRALTVPVDIRNICVLLAPAFSGLTAYAAYLLTNEMTTSPSAGLLAAVFMGISPGYISRSVAGSYDNEAIAIFLLVFTFYLWIKALKLGSMLWGALCALFYGYMVASWGGYAFITNMLPLHALTLILMGRYSARLYVSYTTWYALGTLASMQIPFVGFLPVKTSEHMPALGVFGFLQLVAFIDYVRGAIPSRQFQTFVYTFLAATFGLALAGLVALTSLGYIAPWGGRFYSLWDTGYAKIHIPIIASVSEHQPTAWPAFFFDLNMLVWLFPAGVYLCFQNLRDEHVFVVVYALFGTYFAGVMVRLMLTLTPIVCVAAAMAASQILDTYMVAKSPNPEDYKTDDAVEGASKKAAKQSGLKSTSKPVVGIYTFLSKAVVVGGMSIFLLLFVLHCTWVTSNAYSSPSVVLASRLPDGSQHIIDDYREAYQWLRQNTKEDAKIMSWWDYGYQIGGMADRPTLVDNNTWNNTHIATVGKAMSSREEVSYPIMRQHEVDYVLVVFGGLLGYSGDDINKFLWMVRIAEGIWPEEVQERKFFTPRGEYRVDDQATDTMKNSLMYKMSYYNYNSLFPAGQAQDRVRGVRLPDVGPKLDTVEEAFTSENWIIRIYKVKDLDNVGRDHQAAAAFERGQKKKKAIKKRGPRVLRVD, encoded by the exons CAGATACCTTGCTGTGAGACAGAAGGTTGTCGTCGCCAGCTCCATTTCGCAACCTTCAACCTACACGGCCACTGCCTTTCTACACCAAACGCGGCCACAATGACGGCCCAATCTCTTGGACCCCTCTCCGGAGGCAGCAAAGAGAACACACGAACTGTCCTCAGAGTCACCATCTTGTCTCTGATCGCAGCTGCCGCTGTTGCTAGTCGTCTCTTCTCCGTCATTC GCTTCGAGAGTATCATTCACGAAT TCGACCCCTGGTTCAACTTCAGAGCAACCAAGTACCTTGTGGCCAATGGATTCACCAAGTTCTGGGACTGGTTCGATGATCGGACATGGCATCCTCTCGGTCGGGTTACTGGAGGAACTCTTTACCCCGGTCTCATGGTGACCAGCGGCGCCATCTACCACGCACTTCGAGCTCTTACGGTCCCCGTCGATATCCGCAACATCTGCGTTCTTCTGGCGCCAGCTTTCTCCGGCCTTACCGCCTATGCCGCCTACCTTCTTACCAATGAGATGACCACTTCGCCCTCGGCTGGTCTGCTTGCGGCTGTCTTCATGGGCATCTCACCTGGTTACATCTCCCGATCAGTTGCCGGCAGTTACGACAATGAGGCCATCGCCATTTTCCTTCTTGTCTTCACCTTCTACTTGTGGATCAAGGCATTGAAGCTGGGCTCCATGCTCTGGGGTGCTCTTTGCGCCCTTTTCTACGGCTACATGGTCGCCTCCTGGGGTGGCTACGCCTTCATCACCAACATGCTTCCTCTGCATGCTCTGACCTTGATCCTCATGGGTAGATACAGCGCCCGTCTCTACGTCAGCTACACCACTTGGTACGCTCTGGGTACATTGGCTAGCATGCAGATCCCCTTCGTCGGCTTCTTGCCCGTCAAGACTAGCGAGCACATGCCCGCTCTTG GTGTCTTTGGCTTCCTGCAGCTCGTTGCCTTCATCGACTATGTTAGAGGTGCTATTCCCAGTCGTCAGTTCCAGACCTTCGTCTACACCTTCCTGGCTGCGACATTCGGTCTTGCGCTTGCTGGCTTGGTGGCCTTGACATCGCTCGGATACATCGCCCCTTGGGGAGGTCGTTTCTACTCTCTCTGGGACACTGGCTACGCCAAGATTCACATCCCGATTATTGCATCAGTCTCTGAGCACCAGCCTACCGCTTGGCCTGCTTTCTTCTTCGACCTGAACATGCTTGTCTGGCTCTTCCCTGCTGGAGTCTACCTTTGCTTCCAGAACCTCCGGGATGAGCACGTTTTCGTCGTCGTCTACGCCCTCTTTGGCACCTACTTTGCCGGTGTCATGGTGCGTTTGATGCTTACCCTCACTCCCATTGTCTGCGTTGCCGCGGCTATGGCGGCATCTCAAATCCTCGACACCTACATGGTCGCCAAGTCCCCCAACCCTGAGGACTACAAGACCGATGATGCTGTCGAGGGAGCCTCCAAGAAGGCGGCCAAGCAGAGCGGACTCAAGTCGACCAGCAAGCCGGTCGTCGGTATCTACACCTTCCTCTCCAAGGCTGTCGTTGTTGGTGGCATGTCCATCTTCCTGCTCCTCTTTGTGCTTCACTGCACTTGGGTCACCTCAAATGCCTACTCTTCGCCCTCTGTCGTCCTTGCCAGCCGACTGCCCGATGGAAGCCAGCACATTATTGATGATTATCGCGAGGCTTACCAGTGGCTCCGTCAGAACACCAAGGAGGACGCCAAGATCATGTCTTGGTGGGACTACGGCTACCAGATTGGTGGCATGGCCGACCGTCCCACTCTCGTCGACAACAACACGTGGAACAACACCCACATTGCCACTGTCGGCAAGGCGATGAGCTCTCGTGAGGAAGTCAGCTACCCCATCATGCGCCAGCACGAAGTCGACTACGTCCTTGTGGTGTTCGGTGGTCTGCTGGGCTACTCCGGTGACGACATCAACAAGTTCTTGTGGATGGTCCGTATTGCTGAGGGCATCTGGCCCGAAGAGGTCCAGGAGCGCAAGTTCTTCACCCCCCGTGGAGAGTACAGAGTCGATGACCAAGCGACCGACACCATGAAGAACAGCTTGAT GTACAAGATGTCCTACTACAACTACAACTCGCTCTTCCCCGCTGGTCAAGCCCAGGACCGCGTCCGTGGCGTTCGTCTCCCGGATGTCGGCCCCAAGCTTGACACCGTTGAGGAGGCGTTCACCAGTGAGAACTGGATCATTCGCATCTACAAGGTCAAGGATCTTGACAACGTTGGCCGTGACCACCAAGCTGCTGCAGCCTTCGAGAGAGgtcagaagaagaagaaggccatTAAGAAGCGCGGCCCCAGAGTTCTCAGAGTTGACTAA